The DNA sequence GGCCCGCAACGAATGCTCGAGCTCGTCCAGGTACGCCTCCGAGCGCTCGTAGCCGCCCTTCGCTGGAAAGTGGCTGTGCACGTGGGTCGTGACGCCGCTCGTCAGCATCAGCATCGACTTGTAGAGCGTCGTCAGGTACGGCTCGACCGTGGGCAGCGAGTGCATCAGCACCATCCAGGGCTCGAACGGCTCGTCCCGGAACCCCAGCTGGGCCGTCGAGACGCCCTCGGCGTGCTGGTGGGCGTTCACGAGGCCGGGCATCACGAGGCGGTCCGGGCCGCCGGTCCGCTCGGCGTCCGGGTGGGTTCGGCGGAGCTCGTCCGCCGGGCCCAGCGCAGCGACCCGACCCTCGCGCACCAGCACCGCCGCGGACTCGAGCCAGTCGGCGCCGGCCGCGGGCAGCACGGCCGCGCCCTCGATCAGGAGCTCCTCCACCGCGCCAGTATCGCTCGCCCCGGCCGCTCGCGGCGACGAACCGGCCCCGGCCCTGCCGCGAGATGATTGATCGGTAAGTCCCGCGCGTCTGGACGCACGGACGGCGGGTGGTCAAGCGGCGTTGGTGGCGCTTTGGCTGCGAACCGTCGCATCGCGCCTCGGTCGCGCCCATACAGCCAGGTACGACCGCTGCCGGCGTCCTTGCGCTGCTCGGTTCGCAGCCCAGCCGGTGCAAGCCCGTGGGCTTGCACCTTCGACATCACAGGACTTACCGATCGATCAACCAGCGAGCTGCATGGCTTGCTTGCGGCCAATGATCTGCCGGGCGATGTATCTGGCGTCCGCGCTGACGAAGCCAAGCAGCGCGGAGCCGCGGGTGTACTGCCACTGCAATCCCAGGAAATAGAGCCCGGGTTGATCGGTGACGCCGCGACGGTGACGGACGCGCCCGCGATCGTCCGTGACCGCAAGCCGGATCCAGGAGTAGTCGGATGCGTAGCCGGTGGCCCAGATGACGGCGTCGACGTCCGTCTGCGTGCCATCCGCGAAGCGGACAGTGCGTCCGGACGCGTCAAGCGCGCGCGGCTTGAGGGCGACCCCGAACCGCCGGGCCTTGCGCGGGCTCGACCCGATCAGCGCGTCCCGTCCGCGAAACCGACGGCCCACACGCGTTTCGATCGATATTCCGATAAGGCCGAGCTTCGTCAACCACCAGAAGATCTGCCGGCCGAGGAGCCGTCGCGGGAACGGGGTCTGCCGTGAGCCGACGGCAAGGACAACGTCATGGTCAGCGGCCAACTCCTCGGCGATCTGATAGCCGGTATTGCCGCCCCCGACCACGAGGACCCTTCCCGGCGGGACGTCGCCCGGTCGCCGGTATCCCGTGCTGTGCGTGTGGTAGACGTCGGCGTCAAGCGAGGAGGCGAAGGCAGGGATTCGCGGCTGCTGGAACGGGCCGGTCGCGATGATGACCTGGTCGGCGAGGATCGTCCGCCCGGGAAGCTCGGCGGCGTAGCGCCCCTCGCGCCGTTCGACTGAGGTGACGGGGCTGTTCAGCTCGACCGGCAGGTCGAGCTCGGTCGCGTAGCGGCGCAGATAGTCGATCACCTCGTCACGGGTCGGCTCTCGATCGGGGTCCCCGTCGAACGGCAGTCCCGGCATCGCGTTGTACCGGCGCGGGGTGAACAGGACGAGGGACTCCCATCGCTGCGCCCACGCCGAGCCGACCTGCTCTGCGGCGTCGACGATCAGGAACCGAAGGCCCGCCTGCCGGAGGTGGTACCCGAGGGTGAGCCCGGCCTGGCCGGCACCGATGACGAGCACGTCATAGCCATCGCCCATCGTCACGGTGCGAGCGGAGTGCTCGCACGGACCGATCGAACGACTGCGTCGATCGCTTGGGCGCCCTGCGTGGCGTAGCGCTGCTCCTCGAGCGCGTTGGTCTGGCGAAGCACCGTTGGCAGCTCCGCCAACTCGACGCGATCGGCGTTCAGCTCGCGCGGCGAAGACGCGAACGCCTGCGCATCGCTCGCGGCTGCCGCGGGCAGCGAGCTTCGGGCCACGCCCATATATCCGCGCACGATCCCCGCGCGCGCCGGCGGTGGCAATAATCCCGACAGGCGACCCGCCACCCAGTGCCCGCGCGCTGACTGACCACCTCCTTCGGCGGTCGAGCCGTCGTGCTCCCGGTTCGCGACCGTGTCCACGAGGCGAGTGCCGAGGCTACGGGTCGACGTGGAAGCTGAACATCATGCCGCTCTCGTGGTGCTCGGCGATGTGACAGTGCGCCATCCAGATGCCGGGGTTGGAAACATGCAGCAGGATGTCGACCGTCTCGCCGGTGCGGATCAAGACGGTGT is a window from the Gaiellales bacterium genome containing:
- a CDS encoding NAD(P)/FAD-dependent oxidoreductase is translated as MGDGYDVLVIGAGQAGLTLGYHLRQAGLRFLIVDAAEQVGSAWAQRWESLVLFTPRRYNAMPGLPFDGDPDREPTRDEVIDYLRRYATELDLPVELNSPVTSVERREGRYAAELPGRTILADQVIIATGPFQQPRIPAFASSLDADVYHTHSTGYRRPGDVPPGRVLVVGGGNTGYQIAEELAADHDVVLAVGSRQTPFPRRLLGRQIFWWLTKLGLIGISIETRVGRRFRGRDALIGSSPRKARRFGVALKPRALDASGRTVRFADGTQTDVDAVIWATGYASDYSWIRLAVTDDRGRVRHRRGVTDQPGLYFLGLQWQYTRGSALLGFVSADARYIARQIIGRKQAMQLAG